In a single window of the Xylanimonas protaetiae genome:
- the nrdE gene encoding class 1b ribonucleoside-diphosphate reductase subunit alpha, translating into MSGTTLGTALPVQNLQLDYHALNAMLNLYGADGQIQFDKDREAARQYFLQHVIPNTVQFDTLEAKLAYLVENKYYEAATLEKYTPAFVKELFQLAYSKDFRFDTFLGAFKYYTSYTLKTFDGKKYLERFEDRVSMVALGLADGDEQLARDIVEETVAGRFQPATPTFLNVGKAQRGEPVSCFLLRIEDNMESIARGINSALQLSKRGGGVALLLSNIREHGAPIKHIQNQSSGVIPVMKLLEDSFSYANQLGARQGAGAVYLHAHHPDIMRFLDTKRENADEKIRIKTLSLGVVVPDITFELAKQNKDMHLFSPYDVERVYGVPFADISISEKYDELVADDRIRKTTISARDFFQTLAELQFESGYPYIMFEDTVNRANPIKGRITHSNLCSEILQVSTPSTFNEDLSYDHVGRDISCNLGSLNIAKAMDSPDFGKTIDTAIRALTAVSDQTSIESVPSVKLANELGHAIGLGQMNLHGYLARERVFYGSEEGVDFTNIYFYTVAFHAIAASNRLAVERGRAFGGFEDSKYATGEYFDKYTEQEWKPATARVAQLFADAGVAIPTQDDWRALKASVMEHGIYNQNLQAVPPTGSISYINNSTSSIHPVPAKVEIRKEGKLGRVYYPAPYMTNDNLEYYQDAYEIGYEKIIDTYAAATQHVDQGLSLTLFFKDTVTTRDVNRAQIYAWRKGIKTLYYIRLRQQALEGTEVENCVSCML; encoded by the coding sequence GTGAGCGGCACCACCCTGGGGACGGCGCTGCCGGTGCAGAACCTCCAGCTCGACTACCACGCGCTCAACGCGATGCTGAACCTGTACGGCGCGGACGGGCAGATCCAGTTCGACAAGGACCGCGAGGCCGCCCGCCAGTACTTCCTGCAGCACGTCATCCCGAACACGGTGCAGTTCGACACGCTGGAGGCCAAGCTGGCCTACCTCGTGGAGAACAAGTACTACGAGGCCGCGACGCTGGAGAAGTACACGCCGGCGTTCGTCAAGGAGCTGTTCCAGCTCGCGTACTCCAAGGACTTCCGCTTCGACACGTTCCTGGGCGCGTTCAAGTACTACACGTCGTACACGCTCAAGACGTTCGACGGGAAGAAGTACCTGGAGCGCTTCGAGGACCGCGTCTCGATGGTCGCGCTGGGTCTCGCGGACGGCGACGAGCAGCTCGCGCGCGACATCGTCGAGGAGACCGTGGCCGGGCGCTTCCAGCCCGCGACCCCGACCTTCCTCAACGTGGGCAAGGCGCAGCGCGGCGAGCCCGTCAGCTGCTTCCTGCTGCGCATCGAGGACAACATGGAGTCCATCGCGCGCGGCATCAACTCCGCCCTGCAGCTCTCGAAGCGCGGCGGCGGCGTCGCCCTCCTGCTGAGCAACATCCGCGAGCACGGCGCCCCGATCAAGCACATCCAGAACCAGTCCTCCGGTGTCATCCCCGTGATGAAGCTCCTCGAGGACTCGTTCAGCTACGCCAACCAGCTCGGCGCCCGCCAGGGTGCGGGTGCCGTGTACCTGCACGCGCACCACCCGGACATCATGCGGTTCCTCGACACCAAGCGGGAGAACGCGGACGAGAAGATCCGCATCAAGACGCTCTCGCTGGGCGTCGTCGTCCCGGACATCACGTTCGAGCTCGCCAAGCAGAACAAGGACATGCACCTGTTCTCGCCGTACGACGTCGAGCGCGTGTACGGCGTGCCGTTCGCGGACATCTCGATCTCGGAGAAGTACGACGAGCTCGTCGCCGACGACCGCATCCGCAAGACGACGATCAGCGCCCGCGACTTCTTCCAGACGCTCGCGGAGCTGCAGTTCGAGTCCGGCTACCCGTACATCATGTTCGAGGACACGGTGAACAGGGCGAACCCGATCAAGGGCCGCATCACCCACTCGAACCTGTGCTCGGAGATCCTCCAGGTCTCGACGCCGTCGACGTTCAACGAGGACCTGTCGTACGACCACGTCGGCCGCGACATCTCCTGCAACCTCGGCTCGCTCAACATCGCCAAGGCGATGGACTCGCCCGACTTCGGCAAGACCATCGACACCGCGATCCGTGCTCTGACGGCCGTCTCGGACCAGACGTCGATCGAGTCGGTGCCGTCCGTGAAGCTCGCCAACGAGCTCGGCCACGCCATCGGCCTCGGCCAGATGAACCTGCACGGCTACCTCGCCCGCGAGCGCGTGTTCTACGGCTCCGAGGAGGGCGTGGACTTCACGAACATCTACTTCTACACGGTGGCGTTCCACGCGATCGCGGCGTCGAACCGCCTGGCGGTCGAGCGTGGGCGCGCGTTCGGCGGCTTCGAGGACTCGAAGTACGCGACGGGGGAGTACTTCGACAAGTACACCGAGCAGGAGTGGAAGCCCGCCACGGCCCGTGTCGCGCAGCTGTTCGCGGACGCCGGCGTCGCCATCCCGACGCAGGACGACTGGCGCGCGCTCAAGGCCTCGGTCATGGAGCACGGCATCTACAACCAGAACCTCCAGGCCGTCCCGCCCACGGGCTCGATCAGCTACATCAACAACTCGACGTCGTCGATCCACCCGGTGCCGGCGAAGGTCGAGATCCGCAAGGAGGGCAAGCTGGGCCGCGTCTACTACCCGGCGCCCTACATGACGAACGACAACCTGGAGTACTACCAGGACGCGTACGAGATCGGCTACGAGAAGATCATCGACACGTACGCCGCGGCGACGCAGCACGTCGACCAGGGCCTGTCGCTGACCCTGTTCTTCAAGGACACGGTCACGACGCGCGACGTCAACCGCGCCCAGATCTACGCCTGGCGCAAGGGCATCAAGACGCTGTACTACATCCGGCTGCGCCAGCAGGCCCTCGAGGGGACGGAAGTGGAGAACTGCGTCTCCTGCATGCTGTGA
- the nrdI gene encoding class Ib ribonucleoside-diphosphate reductase assembly flavoprotein NrdI, with product MVALVYFSSVSENTHRFVGKLHLDELGIAVHRIPLRPADGFLTVDEPYVLIVPTYGGGNEGGAVPRQVRRFLGDEHNRSLIRGVIAAGNTNFGAAYCIAGDIISAKCRVPYLYAFELLGTAEDVQRVRDGLGRFWQRQSLRSA from the coding sequence ATGGTTGCTCTTGTCTACTTCTCTTCGGTCTCTGAGAACACGCACCGGTTCGTCGGCAAGCTTCACCTCGACGAGCTCGGCATCGCGGTCCACCGCATCCCGCTCCGCCCCGCGGACGGCTTCCTGACGGTCGACGAGCCGTACGTCCTCATCGTCCCCACCTACGGCGGGGGCAACGAGGGCGGCGCCGTCCCGCGGCAGGTGCGCCGGTTCCTGGGCGACGAGCACAACCGGTCGTTGATCCGCGGCGTCATCGCCGCCGGCAACACCAACTTCGGCGCTGCCTACTGCATCGCCGGCGACATCATCAGCGCGAAGTGCCGGGTCCCGTACCTGTACGCCTTCGAGCTCCTGGGCACGGCAGAGGACGTCCAGCGCGTCCGTGACGGATTGGGACGATTTTGGCAACGGCAATCACTGAGGTCGGCGTGA
- the nrdH gene encoding glutaredoxin-like protein NrdH, which produces MSITVYSKPACVQCDATYRALDKKGIEYTVVDITKDAEALEMVRGLGYLQAPVVVAGESHWSGFRPDQIGALARTVVGA; this is translated from the coding sequence ATGAGCATCACGGTCTACAGCAAGCCGGCCTGCGTGCAGTGCGATGCGACCTACCGCGCCCTCGACAAGAAGGGCATCGAGTACACGGTCGTGGACATCACGAAGGACGCCGAGGCGCTCGAGATGGTCCGTGGCCTCGGGTATCTCCAGGCCCCTGTCGTCGTCGCCGGCGAGTCGCACTGGTCGGGCTTCCGCCCCGACCAGATCGGTGCGCTCGCCCGCACCGTCGTCGGCGCCTGA
- a CDS encoding glycoside hydrolase family 1 protein, whose amino-acid sequence MTDDTFARTFPAGFTWGTATAAYQIEGAAAEGGRTPSIWDTYAHFSGRVDRNDSGDVADDHYHRWAEDVDHLAQLGVGAYRLSISWSRVIPTGRGPLNPEGVAFYRTLLTALRERGIQPYVTLYHWDLPQELEDEGGWTVRSTAEAFADYARAVVAELGDLVKVWTTLNEPWCSAYLGYASGVHAPGRSEPAGALAAVHHLNLAHGLAALAIREVEPDARVSVTLNLHVLRAADPTSEGDLDAVRRIDALGNRAFLAPMLEGEYPADLLADTAAVTDWGFVQDGDLEIVRQPLDVLGVNYYSTTTVSAGDAAAAPEDLGVESTAADGHRPSSHSAWVGSEDVKFAAPTGPLTSMGWNQEPAGLTELLVELGKRYPGQPLMVTENGAAFEDEESVDAVGRRRVHDAARVAYLHDHVDALGAAIDAGADVRGYFAWSLLDNFEWGWGYSKRFGIIRVDYDTLERVWKDSAHWYRRLSTTGALPAVTEVDPA is encoded by the coding sequence GTGACTGATGACACCTTTGCCCGCACGTTCCCGGCCGGGTTCACCTGGGGCACGGCCACGGCGGCCTACCAGATCGAGGGTGCTGCGGCCGAGGGCGGCCGCACCCCGTCCATCTGGGACACCTACGCCCACTTCTCCGGCCGGGTCGACCGGAACGACTCCGGCGACGTCGCCGACGACCACTACCACCGCTGGGCCGAGGACGTCGACCACCTCGCGCAGCTCGGCGTGGGCGCCTACCGCCTGTCGATCTCCTGGTCGCGCGTCATCCCGACGGGCCGGGGCCCGCTCAACCCGGAGGGCGTCGCGTTCTACCGCACGCTGCTCACCGCGCTGCGCGAGCGCGGCATCCAGCCGTACGTGACGCTCTACCACTGGGACCTGCCCCAGGAGCTCGAGGACGAGGGCGGCTGGACCGTCCGCTCCACGGCGGAGGCGTTCGCGGACTACGCGCGGGCCGTGGTCGCCGAGCTCGGCGATCTGGTCAAGGTGTGGACCACGCTCAACGAGCCGTGGTGCAGCGCCTACCTGGGCTACGCCTCGGGCGTCCACGCCCCGGGGCGTAGCGAGCCCGCCGGCGCGCTCGCCGCGGTGCACCACCTCAACCTCGCGCACGGCCTGGCAGCGCTCGCGATCCGCGAGGTCGAGCCCGACGCCCGGGTGTCGGTCACGCTCAACCTGCACGTGCTGCGCGCCGCGGACCCGACGTCGGAGGGCGACCTGGACGCGGTGCGGCGCATCGACGCCCTCGGCAACCGGGCGTTCCTCGCGCCGATGCTGGAGGGGGAGTACCCCGCGGACCTGCTCGCGGACACCGCCGCGGTCACGGACTGGGGCTTCGTGCAGGACGGCGACCTGGAGATCGTCCGGCAGCCGCTCGACGTCCTCGGGGTGAACTACTACTCGACGACGACGGTCTCCGCGGGCGACGCCGCCGCGGCCCCGGAGGACCTGGGCGTCGAGTCGACGGCCGCCGACGGGCACCGCCCGTCGAGCCACTCGGCCTGGGTCGGGTCCGAGGACGTCAAGTTCGCCGCCCCCACGGGGCCGCTCACGTCGATGGGCTGGAACCAGGAGCCTGCCGGCCTCACGGAGCTGCTCGTCGAGCTCGGCAAGCGCTACCCGGGCCAACCGCTCATGGTCACCGAGAACGGCGCGGCGTTCGAGGACGAGGAGTCGGTCGACGCCGTGGGCCGCCGCCGCGTGCACGACGCCGCCCGCGTCGCGTACCTGCACGACCACGTCGACGCCCTGGGGGCCGCCATCGACGCCGGGGCCGACGTGCGCGGGTACTTCGCGTGGTCGCTGCTCGACAACTTCGAGTGGGGCTGGGGCTACTCCAAGCGCTTCGGCATCATCCGCGTGGACTACGACACCCTCGAGCGCGTGTGGAAGGACTCCGCGCACTGGTACCGCCGCCTGTCGACGACGGGCGCGCTGCCCGCGGTGACGGAGGTCGACCCCGCCTGA
- a CDS encoding endo-1,4-beta-xylanase, producing the protein MNHKHHRRGLRAVAAVALASVVAAMDVATSEAAGATLQAAASSAGKYFGTAIAASKLSDSTYSTIANREFNMVTAENEMKMDATEPSQGTFSFTNGDKILDWATANGKKVRGHALAWHSQQPSWMQNLSGTALRTAMLNHVTGVATHYKGKVYAWDVVNEAFADGSTGARRDSNLQRTGDDWIEAAFKAARAADPGAKLCYNDYNIDNWSWEKTQAVYAMVKDFKARNVPIDCVGLQSHFNSGSPYPSNYRTTLQSFAALGVEVQITELDIEGSGQTQADTYAKVVADCMAVSKCAGITVWGVRDSDSWRSSGTPLLFDASGNKKAAYTSVLNTLNGGSTPTPTPTPTPTPTPTPTPTPTNPPATGSCTATMKIVNSWQGGFQAEVTVKAGAARTSWTTSFTTSAVVQGWSGVFSVSGTTVTVKNQPYNGTLAAGASTTYGFTATGTAPSAPLPVTCS; encoded by the coding sequence ATGAACCACAAGCACCACCGTCGTGGGTTGCGAGCGGTTGCAGCAGTCGCACTGGCCTCCGTTGTCGCCGCCATGGATGTGGCGACGTCCGAGGCAGCAGGAGCCACGCTCCAGGCGGCCGCCTCGAGCGCCGGGAAGTACTTCGGCACCGCGATCGCCGCGAGCAAGCTCTCCGACTCGACCTACTCGACCATCGCGAACCGCGAGTTCAACATGGTCACGGCCGAGAACGAGATGAAGATGGACGCCACCGAGCCGTCGCAGGGCACCTTCAGCTTCACCAACGGCGACAAGATCCTCGACTGGGCCACCGCGAACGGCAAGAAGGTGCGCGGTCACGCCCTCGCGTGGCACTCGCAGCAGCCGTCGTGGATGCAGAACCTGTCGGGCACCGCGCTGCGCACCGCGATGCTCAACCACGTCACGGGCGTCGCGACGCACTATAAGGGCAAGGTCTACGCCTGGGACGTGGTGAACGAGGCGTTCGCCGACGGCTCCACGGGTGCGCGCCGCGACTCGAACCTCCAGCGCACGGGCGACGACTGGATCGAGGCCGCGTTCAAGGCCGCGCGCGCCGCCGACCCGGGCGCGAAGCTCTGCTACAACGACTACAACATCGACAACTGGTCCTGGGAGAAGACGCAGGCCGTCTACGCGATGGTCAAGGACTTCAAGGCCCGCAACGTGCCGATCGACTGCGTCGGCCTCCAGTCGCACTTCAACTCGGGCAGCCCGTACCCGAGCAACTACCGCACCACGCTGCAGAGCTTCGCCGCGCTGGGCGTGGAGGTCCAGATCACCGAGCTCGACATCGAGGGCTCGGGCCAGACGCAGGCCGACACCTACGCCAAGGTCGTGGCGGACTGCATGGCGGTCAGCAAGTGCGCCGGCATCACGGTGTGGGGCGTGCGCGACTCCGACTCGTGGCGCTCCAGCGGCACCCCGCTGCTGTTCGACGCGTCGGGCAACAAGAAGGCCGCCTACACGTCGGTGCTCAACACCCTGAACGGCGGCTCGACCCCGACGCCGACCCCGACCCCGACGCCGACCCCGACGCCGACGCCGACGCCCACGCCGACGAACCCGCCGGCGACGGGCTCCTGCACGGCCACGATGAAGATCGTCAACTCGTGGCAGGGCGGCTTCCAGGCCGAGGTCACGGTCAAGGCCGGCGCCGCGCGCACGTCGTGGACGACGTCGTTCACGACCAGCGCCGTCGTCCAGGGCTGGAGCGGCGTCTTCTCCGTCTCCGGGACCACGGTCACGGTGAAGAACCAGCCGTACAACGGCACCCTCGCCGCGGGCGCCTCGACGACGTACGGCTTCACGGCCACGGGCACGGCCCCGAGCGCGCCGCTCCCGGTGACCTGCTCCTGA
- a CDS encoding N-acetylglucosamine-6-phosphate deacetylase: protein MTSASAAPTVLRGRLVLPDAVLEDGVLVLDGDRIAYAGAASSAPVTPPGATDDLLLPGLVDVHNHGGGGASFPDATTADQVLTAVREHRAQGTTTMLASLVTADRDTLVARAELLGALAEAGEIAGIHAEGPFLSYERRGAQSPEHLVAGDAGLVRDLVAASGGHLRSMTVAPEIPGVAGPGGAAEVLVEAGVVPSLGHTAGAAEQAEALIAQVAPALRERGREMTVTHLFNGMPPFEGRAPGPVAACLAAAARGDLVVELVADGVHVAPATVRAVVDMVGADRVAFVTDAMAAAGMPDGDYVLGPMAVTVAGGVARLTDGGAIAGGTARLLDVVRTSVAAGVPLHDAVRAASWVPARALGLADVGGLVAGRRADVLVADAALRPLRVLRAGTAVR from the coding sequence ATGACCTCCGCCTCCGCCGCGCCCACCGTCCTGCGCGGCCGCCTCGTGCTGCCCGACGCCGTCCTCGAGGACGGCGTGCTCGTCCTGGACGGCGACCGGATCGCCTACGCGGGCGCTGCGTCGTCGGCGCCCGTGACGCCGCCCGGCGCGACGGACGACCTGCTCCTGCCGGGCCTCGTCGACGTCCACAACCACGGCGGCGGGGGAGCGAGCTTCCCGGACGCCACGACGGCGGACCAGGTGCTCACGGCCGTCCGCGAGCACCGCGCCCAGGGCACGACGACGATGCTCGCGTCGCTCGTCACCGCGGACCGCGACACGCTCGTCGCGCGCGCGGAGCTGCTGGGGGCGCTCGCCGAGGCCGGGGAGATCGCGGGCATCCACGCGGAGGGGCCGTTCCTGTCGTACGAGCGCCGCGGCGCGCAGAGCCCCGAGCACCTGGTCGCGGGCGACGCCGGGCTGGTGCGCGACCTCGTGGCGGCGTCGGGCGGGCACCTGCGGTCGATGACGGTGGCGCCCGAGATCCCGGGCGTGGCCGGGCCCGGGGGCGCCGCCGAGGTGCTCGTCGAGGCGGGCGTGGTGCCCTCGCTCGGGCACACCGCGGGGGCCGCGGAGCAGGCGGAGGCGCTCATCGCCCAGGTGGCCCCGGCACTGCGCGAGCGTGGTCGGGAGATGACCGTGACACACCTGTTCAACGGCATGCCGCCCTTCGAGGGCCGGGCTCCCGGACCGGTCGCCGCGTGCCTCGCCGCGGCGGCGCGGGGCGACCTCGTCGTCGAGCTCGTCGCCGACGGCGTCCACGTCGCCCCGGCGACGGTCCGCGCGGTCGTCGACATGGTGGGCGCGGACCGGGTCGCGTTCGTCACCGACGCCATGGCGGCCGCGGGCATGCCCGACGGCGACTACGTGCTCGGGCCGATGGCCGTGACGGTGGCGGGCGGCGTCGCGCGGCTGACCGACGGGGGAGCGATCGCGGGCGGCACCGCGCGCCTCCTCGACGTCGTGCGCACGTCCGTCGCGGCGGGGGTCCCGCTGCACGACGCCGTGCGCGCGGCGTCGTGGGTCCCGGCGCGGGCGCTCGGCCTCGCCGACGTCGGGGGCCTCGTGGCGGGCCGACGCGCCGACGTGCTCGTCGCCGACGCCGCGCTGCGGCCGCTGCGCGTGCTGCGCGCGGGCACCGCGGTGCGCTGA
- the nucS gene encoding endonuclease NucS: MRLVVATCSARYTGRLNAHLPLATRLLVVKADGSVLLHSDGGSYKPLNWMSPPCTFKAAEPDAAALERGVTQVWTVQHAKSDDRLEIELHDVVHDSSHELGVDPGLVKDGVEAHLQELLAAQIALLGDGHSLVRREYMTAIGPVDILARAPEGGHVAVEIKRRGDIDGVEQLTRYLELLNRDPLLAPVRGVFAAQEIKPQARVLATDRGIGCLVLDYAAMQGVDDADSRLF; the protein is encoded by the coding sequence GTGCGCCTCGTCGTCGCCACGTGCTCGGCCCGCTACACGGGCCGCCTGAACGCCCACCTGCCGCTCGCGACGAGGCTGCTGGTGGTCAAGGCCGACGGCAGCGTCCTGCTGCACTCGGACGGCGGGTCGTACAAGCCGCTCAACTGGATGAGCCCCCCGTGCACCTTCAAGGCCGCGGAGCCCGACGCCGCGGCCTTGGAGCGCGGCGTCACCCAGGTGTGGACCGTCCAGCACGCCAAGTCCGACGACCGGCTCGAGATCGAGCTGCACGACGTCGTGCACGACTCGTCGCACGAGCTGGGCGTCGACCCCGGCCTCGTCAAGGACGGCGTGGAGGCCCACCTCCAGGAGCTCCTCGCCGCGCAGATCGCCCTGCTGGGCGACGGCCACTCGCTGGTCCGCCGCGAGTACATGACCGCGATCGGCCCGGTCGACATCCTGGCCCGGGCGCCCGAGGGCGGGCACGTCGCGGTGGAGATCAAGCGGCGCGGCGACATCGACGGCGTCGAGCAGCTCACCCGCTACCTCGAGCTGCTCAACCGCGACCCGCTGCTCGCCCCCGTCCGCGGCGTCTTCGCCGCCCAGGAGATCAAGCCGCAGGCGCGCGTGCTGGCCACCGACCGCGGCATCGGCTGCCTGGTGCTCGACTACGCGGCCATGCAGGGCGTCGACGATGCCGACTCCCGCCTCTTCTGA
- a CDS encoding DUF2550 domain-containing protein — MPAALTVLLVVLAIAALVLAAGASRLHSLSRRVGSFTCNARAAGAPAVPFTLGIAHYAVGRIEWYRCWSLSWRPARTWVRDRLSVTGRVPLEQAGQADQYLVRCRYDDVDFELSMSTAAYAGLASWLEAAPPGRRDLVL, encoded by the coding sequence GTGCCCGCCGCCCTCACCGTGCTCCTGGTGGTCCTCGCGATCGCCGCGCTGGTGCTGGCGGCGGGCGCGTCGCGGCTGCACTCGCTGTCGCGACGCGTCGGCTCGTTCACGTGCAACGCGCGCGCCGCCGGGGCGCCGGCGGTGCCGTTCACCCTGGGCATCGCGCACTACGCCGTCGGGCGCATCGAGTGGTATCGGTGCTGGTCGCTGTCCTGGCGGCCGGCGCGCACCTGGGTGCGCGACCGTCTGTCGGTCACGGGCCGGGTGCCGCTCGAGCAGGCCGGCCAGGCCGACCAGTACCTGGTCCGATGCCGGTACGACGACGTCGACTTCGAGCTGTCGATGTCCACGGCCGCGTACGCTGGGCTCGCCTCGTGGCTCGAGGCGGCGCCGCCCGGGCGGCGCGACCTCGTGCTGTAA
- a CDS encoding F0F1 ATP synthase subunit epsilon → MANLNVDLVSTDRKVWSGIARAVSAPSVDGQIGILPGHTPILAVLRAGTVRVTSDDAAPFEVHVSGGFVSVDDNLVTVVADEITPVTGAEA, encoded by the coding sequence ATGGCCAACCTCAACGTCGACCTCGTCTCGACGGACCGCAAGGTCTGGTCGGGGATCGCGCGTGCGGTCAGCGCGCCGTCCGTCGACGGGCAGATCGGCATCCTGCCGGGCCACACGCCGATCCTGGCCGTGCTGCGTGCCGGCACGGTCCGGGTCACCTCCGACGACGCCGCACCGTTCGAGGTGCACGTCTCCGGCGGCTTCGTGTCGGTCGATGACAACCTCGTCACCGTCGTGGCCGACGAGATCACGCCCGTCACCGGCGCGGAGGCCTGA
- the atpD gene encoding F0F1 ATP synthase subunit beta, with translation MTATTVDSSVERTNGPATGRVARVIGPVVDIEFPEDSIPDIYNALTVEIDLSSQGEGEKSFTLTLEVAQHLGDSLVRAIALKPTDGLVRGAVVTNTGAPISVPVGDITKGHVFDVTGNVLNLKEGEKFEVTERWPIHRKAPAFKDLESKTSMFETGIKVIDLLTPYVQGGKIGLFGGAGVGKTVLIQEMIQRVAQDHGGVSVFAGVGERTREGNDLIHEMEDAGVFDKTALVFGQMDEPPGTRLRIALSGLTMAEYFRDVQKQDVLLFIDNIFRFTQAGSEVSTLLGRMPSAVGYQPNLADEMGILQERITSTRGHSITSLQAIYVPADDYTDPAPATTFAHLDATTELSREIASKGLYPAVDPLTSTSRILDPRYVGQDHYDTATLVKSILQRNKELQDIIAILGVDELSEEDKTVVARARRIQQFLSQNTYMAEKFTGVAGSTVPLTETIEAFQKIAAGDFDHVAEQAFYNIGGLEDLERNWARIQKEYGA, from the coding sequence ATGACCGCCACCACCGTGGACTCCTCGGTCGAGCGCACCAACGGGCCTGCGACGGGCCGCGTCGCTCGAGTGATCGGCCCCGTCGTGGACATCGAGTTCCCCGAGGACTCGATCCCCGACATCTACAACGCGCTCACCGTCGAGATCGACCTCTCGTCGCAGGGCGAGGGCGAGAAGAGCTTCACGCTCACGCTCGAGGTCGCCCAGCACCTGGGCGACTCGCTCGTGCGCGCCATCGCGCTCAAGCCCACCGACGGCCTCGTGCGCGGCGCCGTCGTGACGAACACGGGCGCGCCGATCTCCGTGCCCGTCGGTGACATCACCAAGGGCCACGTGTTCGACGTGACCGGTAACGTCCTCAACCTCAAGGAGGGCGAGAAGTTCGAGGTCACCGAGCGCTGGCCCATCCACCGCAAGGCGCCGGCGTTCAAGGACCTCGAGTCCAAGACGTCGATGTTCGAGACGGGCATCAAGGTCATCGACCTGCTCACGCCCTACGTGCAGGGCGGCAAGATCGGCCTCTTCGGCGGTGCGGGCGTCGGCAAGACGGTCCTCATCCAGGAGATGATCCAGCGCGTCGCCCAGGACCACGGTGGCGTGTCGGTGTTCGCCGGCGTCGGCGAGCGCACCCGTGAGGGCAACGACCTCATCCACGAGATGGAGGACGCGGGCGTCTTCGACAAGACGGCGCTGGTCTTCGGTCAGATGGACGAGCCGCCGGGCACGCGTCTGCGCATCGCCCTGTCGGGCCTGACGATGGCGGAGTACTTCCGCGACGTGCAGAAGCAGGACGTGCTGCTGTTCATCGACAACATCTTCCGCTTCACGCAGGCCGGTTCCGAGGTCTCCACGCTGCTCGGCCGCATGCCGTCCGCGGTGGGCTACCAGCCGAACCTCGCCGACGAGATGGGCATCCTCCAGGAGCGCATCACCTCGACGCGTGGCCACTCGATCACCTCGCTGCAGGCGATCTACGTCCCGGCCGACGACTACACCGACCCGGCCCCGGCCACGACGTTCGCGCACCTGGACGCGACGACGGAGCTCTCCCGTGAGATCGCGTCGAAGGGTCTGTACCCGGCCGTCGACCCGCTGACGTCGACGTCGCGCATCCTCGACCCGCGCTACGTGGGCCAGGACCACTACGACACCGCAACCCTGGTGAAGTCGATCCTGCAGCGCAACAAGGAGCTCCAGGACATCATCGCGATCCTCGGTGTGGACGAGCTCTCGGAGGAGGACAAGACGGTCGTCGCGCGTGCGCGCCGCATCCAGCAGTTCCTCTCCCAGAACACCTACATGGCCGAGAAGTTCACGGGTGTCGCGGGCTCCACGGTGCCGCTGACGGAGACCATCGAGGCGTTCCAGAAGATCGCCGCGGGCGACTTCGACCACGTCGCCGAGCAGGCCTTCTACAACATCGGTGGCCTCGAGGACCTCGAGCGCAACTGGGCCCGCATCCAGAAGGAGTACGGCGCCTGA
- a CDS encoding F0F1 ATP synthase subunit gamma, with protein MAGGSQRVYRQRIKSTQSLKKMFRAQELIAASRIGRARARATSATPFAQAITRAVSAVATHGHVDHPMTEPRNDTNRVAVLVVASDRGMAGSYSAAIIRETERLLERLEREGKQPELYVAGRRAISYYRYRGRTLRGQWAYGSDSPNVEVANEIADALLTAHNASAQDGGVAELHVVYTQFVNMVTQRPRVVRMLPLEVVEGVVEHDEVEPLYDFEPSVEVVLDALLPRYVRSRLFSFLLEAAASELASRQRAMHTAVDNAEDLIRNYTRLANQARQADITQEISEIVSGADALAAAK; from the coding sequence ATGGCCGGAGGATCCCAGCGCGTCTACAGGCAGCGGATCAAGTCGACGCAGTCGCTGAAGAAGATGTTCCGCGCGCAGGAGCTCATCGCCGCGTCCCGCATCGGGCGCGCCCGCGCCCGGGCGACGTCGGCGACCCCCTTCGCGCAGGCCATCACGCGGGCCGTGTCCGCGGTGGCGACGCACGGGCACGTCGACCACCCGATGACCGAGCCGCGCAACGACACCAACCGCGTCGCGGTGCTCGTCGTCGCCTCGGACCGTGGCATGGCGGGCTCGTACTCGGCGGCGATCATCCGTGAGACCGAGCGCCTGCTCGAGCGCCTCGAGCGCGAGGGCAAGCAGCCCGAGCTCTACGTCGCGGGCCGTCGTGCGATCTCGTACTACCGCTACCGCGGCCGCACCCTGCGCGGCCAGTGGGCCTACGGCTCGGACAGCCCGAACGTCGAGGTCGCGAACGAGATCGCCGACGCCCTGCTCACCGCGCACAACGCGTCGGCGCAGGACGGCGGCGTGGCGGAGCTGCACGTGGTCTACACGCAGTTCGTCAACATGGTCACGCAGCGTCCCCGCGTGGTGCGCATGCTCCCGCTCGAGGTGGTCGAGGGCGTCGTCGAGCACGACGAGGTCGAGCCGCTGTACGACTTCGAGCCCTCGGTCGAGGTCGTCCTCGACGCGCTCCTGCCGCGCTACGTGCGCAGCCGCCTGTTCAGCTTCCTGCTGGAGGCGGCCGCCTCGGAGCTGGCCTCGCGCCAGCGGGCCATGCACACCGCGGTGGACAACGCCGAGGACCTCATCCGCAACTACACCCGTCTGGCGAACCAGGCCCGCCAGGCGGACATCACCCAGGAGATCAGCGAGATCGTCTCGGGTGCCGACGCACTGGCCGCGGCCAAGTAA